From Aphelocoma coerulescens isolate FSJ_1873_10779 chromosome 15, UR_Acoe_1.0, whole genome shotgun sequence, one genomic window encodes:
- the SPPL3 gene encoding signal peptide peptidase-like 3 isoform X3: protein MSLYECTAYSLVDSSQVSTFLISILLIVYGSFRSLNMDFENQDKEKDNSSAAGSFNGNSTNNSKGIQTIDSTQALFLPIGASVSLLVMFFFFDSVQVVFTICTAVLATIAFAFLLLPMCQYLTRPCSPQNKISFGCCGRFTAAELLSFFLSVMLVLIWVLTGHWLLMDALAMGLCVAMIAFVRLPSLKVSCLLLSGLLIYDVFWVFFSAYIFNSNVMVKVATQPADNPLDVLSRKLHLGPNVGRDVPRLSLPGKLVFPSSTGSHFSMLGIGDIVMPGLLLCFVLRYDNYKKQANSDSCGAPGPGNISGRMQKVSYFHCTLIGYFVGLLTATVASRIHRAAQPALLYLVPFTLLPLLTMAYLKGDLRRMWSEPFHSKSSSSRFLEV from the exons GGCATATTCCCTTGTGGATTCCAGTCAAGTGTCTACCTTCCTGATTTCTATTCTTCTCATAGTCTATGGCAGTTTcag GTCTCTGAACATGGACTTTGAGAATCAAGACAAAGAGAAAGACAACAGCAGCGCCGCTGGGTCTTTTAATGGCAACAGCACCAATAACAGTAAGG GTATTCAAACCATCGATTCCACCCAGGCGTTGTTCCTGCCCATTGGAGCGTCCGTGTCTCTCCTAGTTATGTTCTTCTTCTTCGACTCAGTTCAAGTTGTCTTTACAATATGCACAGCAG tCCTTGCAACAatagcttttgctttccttctgctCCCGATGTGCCAGTACTTAACACGGCCTTGCTCACCTCAGAACAA GATTTCCTTTGGCTGCTGTGGGCGTTTCACTGCTGCTGAGTTACTCTcgttttttctgtctgtgatgCTTGTCCTTATCTGGGTCCTAACTGGCCACTGGCTCCTAATGGATG CTCTGGCTATGGGCCTGTGCGTTGCAATGATAGCCTTTGTTCGGCTACCGAGCCTGAAGGTTTCCTGCTTGCTGCTCTCTGGGTTACTAATTTATGATGTCTTTTGG GTCTTTTTTTCTGCCTACATCTTTAACAGCAATGTTATGGTGAAAGTGGCCACACAACCAGCTGATAATCCCCTGGACGTGTTGTCCCGGAAACTTCACCTGGGACCAAATGTGGGCAGAGATGTTCCCCGTCTGTCACTGCCTGGCAAACTTGTATTCCCAAG TTCCACAGGCAGCCACTTCTCCATGCTGGGGATTGGAGATATTGTGATGCCAGGGCTTCTGCTCTGCTTCGTCCTGCGCTACGATAACTACAAAAAACAAGCCAACAGTGATTCCTGTGGTGCCCCAGGACCAGGGAACATCTCTGGGCGTATGCAGAAGGTCTCTTACTTTCACTGCACACTTATTGGCTATTTTGTAG GTTTATTAACTGCAACAGTAGCTTCTCGTATTCACCGGGCAGCCCAGCCTGCCCTGCTCTATTTGGTACCATTCACTTTATTGCCACTCCTCACCATGGCCTATTTAAAG GGTGATCTACGTCGCATGTGGTCTGAGCCTTTCCACTCCAAGTCCAGCAGCTCCCGTTTCCTGGAAGTATGA
- the SPPL3 gene encoding signal peptide peptidase-like 3 isoform X4, producing the protein MFSPSRAYSLVDSSQVSTFLISILLIVYGSFRSLNMDFENQDKEKDNSSAAGSFNGNSTNNSKGIQTIDSTQALFLPIGASVSLLVMFFFFDSVQVVFTICTAVLATIAFAFLLLPMCQYLTRPCSPQNKISFGCCGRFTAAELLSFFLSVMLVLIWVLTGHWLLMDALAMGLCVAMIAFVRLPSLKVSCLLLSGLLIYDVFWVFFSAYIFNSNVMVKVATQPADNPLDVLSRKLHLGPNVGRDVPRLSLPGKLVFPSSTGSHFSMLGIGDIVMPGLLLCFVLRYDNYKKQANSDSCGAPGPGNISGRMQKVSYFHCTLIGYFVGLLTATVASRIHRAAQPALLYLVPFTLLPLLTMAYLKGDLRRMWSEPFHSKSSSSRFLEV; encoded by the exons GGCATATTCCCTTGTGGATTCCAGTCAAGTGTCTACCTTCCTGATTTCTATTCTTCTCATAGTCTATGGCAGTTTcag GTCTCTGAACATGGACTTTGAGAATCAAGACAAAGAGAAAGACAACAGCAGCGCCGCTGGGTCTTTTAATGGCAACAGCACCAATAACAGTAAGG GTATTCAAACCATCGATTCCACCCAGGCGTTGTTCCTGCCCATTGGAGCGTCCGTGTCTCTCCTAGTTATGTTCTTCTTCTTCGACTCAGTTCAAGTTGTCTTTACAATATGCACAGCAG tCCTTGCAACAatagcttttgctttccttctgctCCCGATGTGCCAGTACTTAACACGGCCTTGCTCACCTCAGAACAA GATTTCCTTTGGCTGCTGTGGGCGTTTCACTGCTGCTGAGTTACTCTcgttttttctgtctgtgatgCTTGTCCTTATCTGGGTCCTAACTGGCCACTGGCTCCTAATGGATG CTCTGGCTATGGGCCTGTGCGTTGCAATGATAGCCTTTGTTCGGCTACCGAGCCTGAAGGTTTCCTGCTTGCTGCTCTCTGGGTTACTAATTTATGATGTCTTTTGG GTCTTTTTTTCTGCCTACATCTTTAACAGCAATGTTATGGTGAAAGTGGCCACACAACCAGCTGATAATCCCCTGGACGTGTTGTCCCGGAAACTTCACCTGGGACCAAATGTGGGCAGAGATGTTCCCCGTCTGTCACTGCCTGGCAAACTTGTATTCCCAAG TTCCACAGGCAGCCACTTCTCCATGCTGGGGATTGGAGATATTGTGATGCCAGGGCTTCTGCTCTGCTTCGTCCTGCGCTACGATAACTACAAAAAACAAGCCAACAGTGATTCCTGTGGTGCCCCAGGACCAGGGAACATCTCTGGGCGTATGCAGAAGGTCTCTTACTTTCACTGCACACTTATTGGCTATTTTGTAG GTTTATTAACTGCAACAGTAGCTTCTCGTATTCACCGGGCAGCCCAGCCTGCCCTGCTCTATTTGGTACCATTCACTTTATTGCCACTCCTCACCATGGCCTATTTAAAG GGTGATCTACGTCGCATGTGGTCTGAGCCTTTCCACTCCAAGTCCAGCAGCTCCCGTTTCCTGGAAGTATGA
- the SPPL3 gene encoding signal peptide peptidase-like 3 isoform X5 yields MDFENQDKEKDNSSAAGSFNGNSTNNSKGIQTIDSTQALFLPIGASVSLLVMFFFFDSVQVVFTICTAVLATIAFAFLLLPMCQYLTRPCSPQNKISFGCCGRFTAAELLSFFLSVMLVLIWVLTGHWLLMDALAMGLCVAMIAFVRLPSLKVSCLLLSGLLIYDVFWVFFSAYIFNSNVMVKVATQPADNPLDVLSRKLHLGPNVGRDVPRLSLPGKLVFPSSTGSHFSMLGIGDIVMPGLLLCFVLRYDNYKKQANSDSCGAPGPGNISGRMQKVSYFHCTLIGYFVGLLTATVASRIHRAAQPALLYLVPFTLLPLLTMAYLKGDLRRMWSEPFHSKSSSSRFLEV; encoded by the exons ATGGACTTTGAGAATCAAGACAAAGAGAAAGACAACAGCAGCGCCGCTGGGTCTTTTAATGGCAACAGCACCAATAACAGTAAGG GTATTCAAACCATCGATTCCACCCAGGCGTTGTTCCTGCCCATTGGAGCGTCCGTGTCTCTCCTAGTTATGTTCTTCTTCTTCGACTCAGTTCAAGTTGTCTTTACAATATGCACAGCAG tCCTTGCAACAatagcttttgctttccttctgctCCCGATGTGCCAGTACTTAACACGGCCTTGCTCACCTCAGAACAA GATTTCCTTTGGCTGCTGTGGGCGTTTCACTGCTGCTGAGTTACTCTcgttttttctgtctgtgatgCTTGTCCTTATCTGGGTCCTAACTGGCCACTGGCTCCTAATGGATG CTCTGGCTATGGGCCTGTGCGTTGCAATGATAGCCTTTGTTCGGCTACCGAGCCTGAAGGTTTCCTGCTTGCTGCTCTCTGGGTTACTAATTTATGATGTCTTTTGG GTCTTTTTTTCTGCCTACATCTTTAACAGCAATGTTATGGTGAAAGTGGCCACACAACCAGCTGATAATCCCCTGGACGTGTTGTCCCGGAAACTTCACCTGGGACCAAATGTGGGCAGAGATGTTCCCCGTCTGTCACTGCCTGGCAAACTTGTATTCCCAAG TTCCACAGGCAGCCACTTCTCCATGCTGGGGATTGGAGATATTGTGATGCCAGGGCTTCTGCTCTGCTTCGTCCTGCGCTACGATAACTACAAAAAACAAGCCAACAGTGATTCCTGTGGTGCCCCAGGACCAGGGAACATCTCTGGGCGTATGCAGAAGGTCTCTTACTTTCACTGCACACTTATTGGCTATTTTGTAG GTTTATTAACTGCAACAGTAGCTTCTCGTATTCACCGGGCAGCCCAGCCTGCCCTGCTCTATTTGGTACCATTCACTTTATTGCCACTCCTCACCATGGCCTATTTAAAG GGTGATCTACGTCGCATGTGGTCTGAGCCTTTCCACTCCAAGTCCAGCAGCTCCCGTTTCCTGGAAGTATGA
- the SPPL3 gene encoding signal peptide peptidase-like 3 isoform X1, translated as MGLVEVYSYLKLPQEEGKCDCIFLALFAEISVNMNFPRRAYSLVDSSQVSTFLISILLIVYGSFRSLNMDFENQDKEKDNSSAAGSFNGNSTNNSIQTIDSTQALFLPIGASVSLLVMFFFFDSVQVVFTICTAVLATIAFAFLLLPMCQYLTRPCSPQNKISFGCCGRFTAAELLSFFLSVMLVLIWVLTGHWLLMDALAMGLCVAMIAFVRLPSLKVSCLLLSGLLIYDVFWVFFSAYIFNSNVMVKVATQPADNPLDVLSRKLHLGPNVGRDVPRLSLPGKLVFPSSTGSHFSMLGIGDIVMPGLLLCFVLRYDNYKKQANSDSCGAPGPGNISGRMQKVSYFHCTLIGYFVGLLTATVASRIHRAAQPALLYLVPFTLLPLLTMAYLKGDLRRMWSEPFHSKSSSSRFLEV; from the exons CTGCCTCAGGAAGAAGGAAAGTGTGACTGTATCTTCCTGGCCCTGTTTGCGGAAATATCAGTGAATATGAATTTCCCCAGACG GGCATATTCCCTTGTGGATTCCAGTCAAGTGTCTACCTTCCTGATTTCTATTCTTCTCATAGTCTATGGCAGTTTcag GTCTCTGAACATGGACTTTGAGAATCAAGACAAAGAGAAAGACAACAGCAGCGCCGCTGGGTCTTTTAATGGCAACAGCACCAATAACA GTATTCAAACCATCGATTCCACCCAGGCGTTGTTCCTGCCCATTGGAGCGTCCGTGTCTCTCCTAGTTATGTTCTTCTTCTTCGACTCAGTTCAAGTTGTCTTTACAATATGCACAGCAG tCCTTGCAACAatagcttttgctttccttctgctCCCGATGTGCCAGTACTTAACACGGCCTTGCTCACCTCAGAACAA GATTTCCTTTGGCTGCTGTGGGCGTTTCACTGCTGCTGAGTTACTCTcgttttttctgtctgtgatgCTTGTCCTTATCTGGGTCCTAACTGGCCACTGGCTCCTAATGGATG CTCTGGCTATGGGCCTGTGCGTTGCAATGATAGCCTTTGTTCGGCTACCGAGCCTGAAGGTTTCCTGCTTGCTGCTCTCTGGGTTACTAATTTATGATGTCTTTTGG GTCTTTTTTTCTGCCTACATCTTTAACAGCAATGTTATGGTGAAAGTGGCCACACAACCAGCTGATAATCCCCTGGACGTGTTGTCCCGGAAACTTCACCTGGGACCAAATGTGGGCAGAGATGTTCCCCGTCTGTCACTGCCTGGCAAACTTGTATTCCCAAG TTCCACAGGCAGCCACTTCTCCATGCTGGGGATTGGAGATATTGTGATGCCAGGGCTTCTGCTCTGCTTCGTCCTGCGCTACGATAACTACAAAAAACAAGCCAACAGTGATTCCTGTGGTGCCCCAGGACCAGGGAACATCTCTGGGCGTATGCAGAAGGTCTCTTACTTTCACTGCACACTTATTGGCTATTTTGTAG GTTTATTAACTGCAACAGTAGCTTCTCGTATTCACCGGGCAGCCCAGCCTGCCCTGCTCTATTTGGTACCATTCACTTTATTGCCACTCCTCACCATGGCCTATTTAAAG GGTGATCTACGTCGCATGTGGTCTGAGCCTTTCCACTCCAAGTCCAGCAGCTCCCGTTTCCTGGAAGTATGA
- the SPPL3 gene encoding signal peptide peptidase-like 3 isoform X2: MAEQTYSWAYSLVDSSQVSTFLISILLIVYGSFRSLNMDFENQDKEKDNSSAAGSFNGNSTNNSKGIQTIDSTQALFLPIGASVSLLVMFFFFDSVQVVFTICTAVLATIAFAFLLLPMCQYLTRPCSPQNKISFGCCGRFTAAELLSFFLSVMLVLIWVLTGHWLLMDALAMGLCVAMIAFVRLPSLKVSCLLLSGLLIYDVFWVFFSAYIFNSNVMVKVATQPADNPLDVLSRKLHLGPNVGRDVPRLSLPGKLVFPSSTGSHFSMLGIGDIVMPGLLLCFVLRYDNYKKQANSDSCGAPGPGNISGRMQKVSYFHCTLIGYFVGLLTATVASRIHRAAQPALLYLVPFTLLPLLTMAYLKGDLRRMWSEPFHSKSSSSRFLEV; this comes from the exons GGCATATTCCCTTGTGGATTCCAGTCAAGTGTCTACCTTCCTGATTTCTATTCTTCTCATAGTCTATGGCAGTTTcag GTCTCTGAACATGGACTTTGAGAATCAAGACAAAGAGAAAGACAACAGCAGCGCCGCTGGGTCTTTTAATGGCAACAGCACCAATAACAGTAAGG GTATTCAAACCATCGATTCCACCCAGGCGTTGTTCCTGCCCATTGGAGCGTCCGTGTCTCTCCTAGTTATGTTCTTCTTCTTCGACTCAGTTCAAGTTGTCTTTACAATATGCACAGCAG tCCTTGCAACAatagcttttgctttccttctgctCCCGATGTGCCAGTACTTAACACGGCCTTGCTCACCTCAGAACAA GATTTCCTTTGGCTGCTGTGGGCGTTTCACTGCTGCTGAGTTACTCTcgttttttctgtctgtgatgCTTGTCCTTATCTGGGTCCTAACTGGCCACTGGCTCCTAATGGATG CTCTGGCTATGGGCCTGTGCGTTGCAATGATAGCCTTTGTTCGGCTACCGAGCCTGAAGGTTTCCTGCTTGCTGCTCTCTGGGTTACTAATTTATGATGTCTTTTGG GTCTTTTTTTCTGCCTACATCTTTAACAGCAATGTTATGGTGAAAGTGGCCACACAACCAGCTGATAATCCCCTGGACGTGTTGTCCCGGAAACTTCACCTGGGACCAAATGTGGGCAGAGATGTTCCCCGTCTGTCACTGCCTGGCAAACTTGTATTCCCAAG TTCCACAGGCAGCCACTTCTCCATGCTGGGGATTGGAGATATTGTGATGCCAGGGCTTCTGCTCTGCTTCGTCCTGCGCTACGATAACTACAAAAAACAAGCCAACAGTGATTCCTGTGGTGCCCCAGGACCAGGGAACATCTCTGGGCGTATGCAGAAGGTCTCTTACTTTCACTGCACACTTATTGGCTATTTTGTAG GTTTATTAACTGCAACAGTAGCTTCTCGTATTCACCGGGCAGCCCAGCCTGCCCTGCTCTATTTGGTACCATTCACTTTATTGCCACTCCTCACCATGGCCTATTTAAAG GGTGATCTACGTCGCATGTGGTCTGAGCCTTTCCACTCCAAGTCCAGCAGCTCCCGTTTCCTGGAAGTATGA